The Theropithecus gelada isolate Dixy chromosome 18, Tgel_1.0, whole genome shotgun sequence genome includes the window GCAGCACACTAAAGTTatctgtgttattttttttttctagagagttTCTTGaggaaagattaaaaagaaaatgatttaatgatgtatcctttttttttttccactaaagTCATGTTAGCTAGAAATCCTGACTTTGCTTTTGGTAGACCAAGCTATCTATATATATTATTAGAATAATTCAGTCTATAACCAtgacttattttaaattaaaaaaaatggataatttttgcaaaggGAAGTAATAAGGAATCtactttgtagtttctattttaCCCATGTCTTTAGAGTGTTCATGCAGATATTCATGTTATGCAAAGTAATCAGTATACACACATGTGCGCTCACATATGTAACTATATATACTACCTAATTATAATCCTTTTCTTCTTCACAGCGTAAAAATGTAACTGTGGAAATGATGTATCAAATTGGAACATTTAAACTGGCCTTCCTAAAGGAGCCGCAGATGCAAGTTCTTGAGCTGCCCTACGTTAACAACAAATTAAGCATGATTATTCTGCTTCCAGTAGGCACAGCTAATGTGAAACAGGTAAAATTATAAGAATGCTAGAAAGCAGTTAAAGCATGTGtgcatgttcacacacacacacacacacacacacacacacacacagtgtatcTCATGACATTAGTGTAGTCATTGATTCACAATCTAAGCCTCAGTAGGATTGCCCCAGGGGCTGCGAAAGTAGCAGGGAGACACGTGGCCTCTGCCTTTCAGGACAATGTGTTTATGGAGAACAAGCTATTCTTACATGAGAAAGGCACATGGAGGCAGAAGTGATGTTTTGTACAAATACACACAAGTACTGGTTGGTTGATGATTGGGGGACATCTTTCTACAGTAATGAAGTTATAATGCTATTTGGGCTCCTAGTGTGCAGAAATCTGATCCAGCCAGTTTACCCTCAGGGGCAGTATTTCTGAGCCAATTGTAATGTACTTTCATGGGCTAGCCATTATTAACATCTCAGTTTTGTGGAGAAATGTGCACCACACCCGTTAAGAAGTGGTCATGGCAGTGAAAGGAGTTTGGATCCATCCCCCTTTCCCCAGCTGCAGCCGAAGCTGCCCAGGACAGAGCAGGCTGTGCTTCTGACAGCTGAACTTCTGGGAGCCTGCAAAGCTGACACACATAGGGATGATATGGCCCAACAGTTAGGGGCTTCTAAGCCAGGGAGTGCTGGCTTGAGACAAAAACACTGTGGCACAGATGAGcaaggtgtgcatgtgtgtcggGTGGTAGGGAAGGCTTCCGGAAAGAGCAGGGTCAGGATGTACGCATTTGGATTCAGAAGTGAGACGGGTGCCAATTGAGAGGGAGCTGTAGTAACAGAAGTGCGCTGTGGCCATGAGAACAGGTATGCTTATGGTTGTGGCCAAGTCAGAGGGAATCAGGTCCCTGAGGGCCTGTGGTTGACTGGAGTGAAAGACAGTTGGAGGCATAAAGCAGTTTGGGAGCAGTTTAGACTCTGCAGAAAGTTTTCTGGAAGTAGACTTTGGGATTAGAATGAAGGGGTCAGAAAGGATTTCCTAGCAGAGCACTTTTAGTCCGAGCCTTGCTGGATGAACAGGAGAATCACAGGGGCCCTGCTAAACTGAGCAGAGCAAAGAGCAGTGCAAATGCCTTAGAAGAAGGGCAGCGTGAGCTGTGGCATGAAGTCATAGTCTCTTGGATGTGGGCAGAAAAGGACAAAAGGAAAAGCCACTTTGGAAGAAAAACCACATTTATTTTATGGTGGATTATATATTGTCATGGTAGGCAGCGGTGGTCaaaactgttttaaattcttGGATTAAAAAGATGGGATGTGACACAGCATGGTGGTTTGGAGCTGGGAGCTGTGGACAGGGCTGGCTGGAGAGTTCAGTGCCTGAGGGGGGCGTTTGAAAGATTTACAAACAAATGATGAAACTGgatggagaaaaatgagaagtcAGAGTGCTGAGGCTGCTTTGGGAAACCTGAGCATTGATGTGGCAGCTGACATGCTGGGCAGAGGCACAGGTGGCCCAGAGTTCAGCTTCAGGAGCAGCTACCAGAGACAGTGACAGAGAAGGGCATGAGAAGGATGAAAGCTATCAGAATTCACAGGGATCCTGGCATCAGGGATGCCAAACGAGAATCACGCTCATAAAGGAGGGTGTCGTGGAATGTTTCAGATATgagaaccaagaagaaatggtTGAACCATCCACGAAACAGGACCATGACAACTTCACAGGCGATAGTGGGAGAAGTGCAGTGAAGCATGTGTGCTGAGGGAATTGAGGGAAAAGACTGTAGGATACCTACTTGAGAAGCTTAATTATGAAATTTAGAGGAGAAACAGAtgacagaaaagggaaaatgtggCTAATGGTATGATTTTGTTCCCAGGTAAGTAGACTGTATTAAAGGTAGAAAAAGTGATGAAGTTGAAACATTCACACTgagaattataaaaacatatgacATTTAATGTAGAGGTCATGTGTTTGACTCATGTGGGCTTGTCTGTGTTTTGTCTCTTAGATAGAAAAGCAGCTGAATTTGAGGACATTTCATGAGTGGACCAGCTCTTCTAACATGATGGAAAGAGAAGTTGAAGTACATCTTCCCCGATTCAAACTTGAAATTAAGTATGAGCTAAATTCCCTGTTAAAATCTCTAGGGATGACAGATCTCTTCAACCAGGTCAAAGCTGATCTTTCTGGAATGTCACCAACCAAGGGTCTATATTTATCAAAAGCCATCCACAAGTCATACCTGGATGTCAGCGAAGAGGGCACGGAGGCAGCAGCCGCCACTGGGGACAGCATCGCTGTGAAAAGCCTACCCATGCGAGCTCAGTTCAAGGCGAACCACCCCTTCTTGTTCTTTATAAGGCACACTCATACCAATGTAATTCTATTCTGTGGCAAGCTTGCCTCTCCCTAATCAGATGGGGGTGAGCAAGTGTCAGAGTTGCAGATGAGATGCAGAGACAATCCTGTGACTTTCCCATGGCCAAAAAGCTCACACCTCACacacctctgtgcctcagtttgctcatctgcaaaacaggtgTAGGATCTCTTCCAACAATTTCATGAGTTGTGAAGCTAAGGCTTTGTTAATCATAGAATAAGGTGGATTTATGCAGAAAGCTTTCTGGCTTTCTTATCTGTGGTGTCTCGTTTGATTGCTGTCCAGTGACATGATCAAGTCAATGAGTAAAATTTTAAGGGATTAGATTTTCTTGACTTGTATATATTTGTGAGATCTTGAATAAGTGACATGACATCTCTGCTTAAAGAAAACCAGCTGAAGGACTTCAGCTTTgcttggatttttaaatattttccttacaTATGTAAATAGAATGCAGTGAGTTTTAGTTCAAAATTCTGTGTTGAGAATAATAAATGCATGGAATACCTTAAAGCTCTGTGAAGACTTGTAACATATGGCAGCAATCAAATGGCTTATAAAAGGATACTTTGAACGTGGAGAAGTCTAATTCAGTCAATATTTCAGTGTAATTTTTGGCCAATTGCTTgagttgaattgaattgaattatacTACTGAATTGAACAATagattttctcctcctccttctcctcctcttccttcttccttctcctccttctccccttccttcttccttcttctcctcctcatcctcttccccttctttccctttttccccctcttccccctcttctccctcttctccctccttctcctcctcctcctttctcttcttctcctcctcctcctcctccttcttcttcttcttcttcctcttcttcttcttcttcttcctcctcctcctcctcttctctccaatCCTCCTCATACTTctgctcctccttctctccctccttttcctaCCCACCTTCATCTTCAGCAAATAAAGGTTCAAACCAGAAAAAGGCATAAGTCAATcagaagatttttgttttaaaggaagCCTCCTTTTATACTCAGGATAACATAGAGCAATAATCAGATAAAAAGTGTCTATAAAGCATTTACTGCCTTCTCAGTGCCTTCttggtgaatattttctcctggaACTTCCTCAGAAGTCTTAGTAGAGCAGGAGTCCCCCACTTCTAACTTCCCTAGCCCCATCTTAGAAGAGGTGGCTGGAGGTCAGCCATTGCTTCCCTCCTAGGTGATAGGCAACATTCTTTTAGGATAGACAGTGCTGGCAGCTAATGAAACCTTTTCCCTTCTCCTTGGGGCATTGAAGAATATGGCTTACTTTAATCTTCAATATAGATATTATAAAATTGCAAACAAGCAACAATCTCAGCAAAGTGTAAGACTGAAGAATATCTACTTAAAATAGCATGCAACTTCCTTGCTGCACTGAATGGCTGTCTTGTTGCATGTGGTTGTCCCAGTGATTGTCTACCAGGCCCATCTGTCACATGGCATAAAGACAAGAAGTTGCCTTGGCTAACGTCACAGGATAATTCAAGAGTCCACAGGCATAGTGGATTTAACTGTGGTAACATGGAGAGACACGAAACAACAATGATGGGTGTAGGAAAAATAAGAATGGTTTTTTGGTATCTACTTTTCACCCTAAACATTGTGAGGTTGTTACCTGGAAGTGTGGGGGTCCTCTGTTTCTGTCATTTTTGAGAGAAAGAATTTGGCCAAGTGACAATTTAGTTAAGAGAGCAGAGAGTTTATTGAATGAGAGTACACGCCAAGAGAGATATGGGTTGTTCTGACTGGAAAACAGCCCATAGAGTCCTGTGTTGTGGTTTTTATTATGTCAGACTTTTTCTTAATGTTCCCACTATATATATGTTCACCACTGTCaattataaaacatacatatatctatctttatataatctatctatctatctatctatctatctatctatctatctatctatctatctatctatctatctatctatctattgtctCTCCATATATTggggggggaggagagagagcgagcgagagagagagagagagagagtttaattaaaggaattggctcatgcaattgtgGAGGTTGGCAAGTGCAAAATCTGCAGGGCAAGCCTGAGACCCAGGGAAGAATTGATACTGCAGCTTGAGTCTGAAGGCAGTCTGGAGGCAGAGTGCCCTCTTCCTCATGAGACCTTGATCTATCTTCTCTTAAGGCTTTTAACTGATTGCATGAGGTCTACCCACACTATGGagagtaatctgctttactcaaagtgtactgatttaaatgttaattttatctaaaattgccttcacagcaacatccagACTGGTGTCTGACCAAATACCTGtgggcctagccaagttgacacatggAATTAACCATCAGAGGCACCGAGGGGGCAGGGAGGTGAATTTTCACCCTTCAAAGAGCTAACAGAAACTCTGCGTCTGCCAGTATAAACAATGTAACAAACCAGCAAGACTCATGGAAATAAGCCACAAAAGCAGCCTTGTATTTCCCTCCTATTGTCCCTGTAGAGCTGCTTAGAGAGAGAGATCCATCCCTAGCCCCAGCATGAAAACTCTGGCAGTCCTCATGGCTTTCTGGTTACACCTAAAGTCTAGAAAATCTGTGATTGTTCCACATCACAAACATAATCAGATTCAGGAATTAAAAGATTTGGGCCCAGATAGTAATCTAAACCCTTACCATTCCCCGGGTGGTCTGGGGACCACAATACTGGTCTCacgggagcttgttagaaatggaaAGGCAAAGTCTCTGGCTCCAACCCAAACCCACGGAAGGAATCAGAGCCTGCAGTTTAACAAGCTCCCCAGTTGATTTCTGTGCACATgacagtttgagaagcactgatccTAACCACAAGCCTAATTTAATAGTGTATCTTCTTCCCGCCCACCAGCTGCAACAGGTGCAGGGAGAAGCCTGGGATCTGGAAGAGAGGGGTGGCTGTTCCCTCACCCACCTGCTATTTCTGACTCCTAAGGAGAAGCAGTAAGGGAGAAATTGACAAGGGAATGAGACAGTCCTGCAGATTTACAAGCTGGTGTCATGCTCTGGACCTGACATTTTGCCTGTAGGAGCTGTTGTGGGTTCCCTGGACAGAGGGCCCCTCTGCTCCCTTCCATGGGCAGTACTCTTCCTGCTGGTGAGCTGCTGGCCCCAGTAACATTCCCCATAACCATAATGATTAAATTCCCTTCCCTTTTTGTCAGGATCTCTTCCTCTTGcttgagatttttttaatttcttggcattactggttaatattttttattagattttagAGTGTTCAgtcattatttccttaaatatattcatgtgtgtgtatgtacacatgttTTTGCTAaaggcaaaaaccgcaattacttttgcaccaaactaaatatatttttctttttaaaaatattttactggcGACAGAGCCTGATCCCATGGAAGCATGGTTCTGGGGCTTTGCTACGGTGGATCTAGATTAGCTCTTATTCGAGGGCCGTGgccagcacactgcagcctgagGGCCAAGTCCTGCCTTCCACCTAGTTTTGTATGGTTTTGAAGCTACCACTGGTTTTGTGTGGCCAGTGGTCAGCACTTGGAAGGAGTAGCACTGTGAGCCGCTACGATACACTCTGGTGTTCCCTCCACTCTCAGTTCTCCTCTCTGCTCCCCGTCCGCAGTGCCTGCTTCCTCAGGCACCACATTACGTGGCAGAATCTCAGTCCATGAATCAGTGACTTAGCAGAGACAGCCACACCCTCCAGGAGGAGAAAAAATCTGAGTGTTGTTGGGGCTTAGAGAGAAATTGACCCAGGTGGTCGCACCCCTTCCCACTTGCCTACCTGGcccacctggtccctcctccTTGGGCAGGTCATTCTTCattccaaaaatgtttccagCTGGTGGCAGCTAGGCACAAAGTGGGTCACCTCCCAAGATGGCCTATGGGCAAACAGGGAGGGACAAGGTAAGAGTTTATTGAAGTATGTTTTGCCTTATGACCTGCACAAGTTTTAAAGAGTCTCCT containing:
- the SERPINB11 gene encoding serpin B11 isoform X2 encodes the protein MGSLSTANVEFCLDVFKELNSNNIGDNIFFSPLSLLYALSMVLLGARGESAEQLEKVLHFHHTVDSLKPGFKDSSKCSQAGRIHSEFGVLFSQINQPDSNYTLSIANRLYGTKTMAFHQRKNVTVEMMYQIGTFKLAFLKEPQMQVLELPYVNNKLSMIILLPVGTANVKQIEKQLNLRTFHEWTSSSNMMEREVEVHLPRFKLEIKYELNSLLKSLGMTDLFNQVKADLSGMSPTKGLYLSKAIHKSYLDVSEEGTEAAAATGDSIAVKSLPMRAQFKANHPFLFFIRHTHTNVILFCGKLASP
- the SERPINB11 gene encoding serpin B11 isoform X3; translated protein: MVLVNAIYFKGQWQNKFQERETVKSPFQLSERKNVTVEMMYQIGTFKLAFLKEPQMQVLELPYVNNKLSMIILLPVGTANVKQIEKQLNLRTFHEWTSSSNMMEREVEVHLPRFKLEIKYELNSLLKSLGMTDLFNQVKADLSGMSPTKGLYLSKAIHKSYLDVSEEGTEAAAATGDSIAVKSLPMRAQFKANHPFLFFIRHTHTNVILFCGKLASP